A portion of the Pseudoalteromonas luteoviolacea genome contains these proteins:
- a CDS encoding Maf family protein yields the protein MAVKLYLASASPRRKELLSQLGYVFEQFAVDADESALPNEEPHALVERLARLKAQTGISIGHEDRPVLGSDTIVVAEGKALGKPVNKADFISMMTRLSGKTHQVMTAIALANSEKVVSQTVVTDVTFKALSDDEIEQYWLSGEPQDKAGGYGIQGLGGRFVTQLKGSYFAVVGLPLYETDELIQAFMAGRDE from the coding sequence ATGGCAGTAAAATTATATTTAGCATCGGCCTCACCACGCCGTAAAGAGCTATTGAGTCAACTTGGCTATGTTTTTGAGCAATTTGCTGTCGATGCTGATGAAAGTGCGCTTCCGAATGAAGAACCACACGCATTGGTAGAGCGACTTGCACGTTTAAAGGCGCAAACTGGGATAAGTATCGGGCATGAAGATCGTCCCGTGTTAGGCAGCGATACGATTGTTGTTGCAGAGGGTAAAGCACTCGGAAAACCAGTAAATAAGGCCGATTTTATATCGATGATGACAAGGTTATCGGGTAAAACGCATCAGGTTATGACAGCAATTGCATTAGCTAACAGCGAAAAAGTAGTGAGTCAGACAGTTGTGACCGATGTGACATTTAAAGCGTTGTCAGATGATGAGATTGAACAGTATTGGTTGAGTGGAGAGCCTCAAGATAAAGCGGGTGGTTATGGTATTCAAGGCTTAGGTGGGCGATTCGTAACACAGCTCAAAGGTAGTTATTTTGCTGTAGTCGGACTACCTTTATATGAAACAGACGAATTAATTCAAGCATTTATGGCGGGCAGAGATGAGTAG
- the mreD gene encoding rod shape-determining protein MreD: MSRSFSFITFSVFLALFMALMPLPFSLEPFRPDWVLLVLMYWSIALPHRVNIGWAWCTGLIMDLAVGSPLGINSLTYSVCIYITVSNFQKLRNFSLWQQAMLIGLFLALYHLLQFWLNHFLLDIYFNPAYLWPALVGMLCWPWIFLLLRKYRRHFRIR, from the coding sequence ATGAGTCGTAGTTTTTCTTTCATAACGTTTAGCGTTTTTCTCGCACTGTTCATGGCATTGATGCCATTGCCTTTTTCTTTAGAACCTTTTAGGCCGGATTGGGTCCTATTGGTATTGATGTATTGGTCGATTGCATTACCCCATCGTGTGAATATTGGCTGGGCTTGGTGTACAGGCTTAATCATGGATTTGGCGGTGGGTTCGCCTTTGGGCATTAACTCATTGACCTATTCTGTATGTATTTACATAACGGTCAGTAATTTTCAGAAGTTAAGAAATTTTTCATTGTGGCAGCAAGCGATGTTAATTGGCTTGTTTTTAGCGCTCTACCATTTATTGCAGTTTTGGTTAAATCACTTCTTGTTAGATATTTACTTTAACCCTGCATATTTATGGCCAGCATTGGTAGGCATGCTGTGTTGGCCTTGGATATTTCTCTTACTTAGAAAGTATCGCAGACACTTTAGGATCCGTTAA
- the mreC gene encoding rod shape-determining protein MreC, producing MNLLFVRSISLQLRLTVAVVLSIVLIIGDRYTSGGTFVRTTLNTLVSPVLYAANIPYELFNVGAQSLHTRDRLLSENELLKAKQLLQSEQLQQYQFLLKENTELRALLGASSRQSQSRQIAQVLSVRSNRYNHQIVINKGTIDGVSEGQAVIDELGLVGQLTHVGTTTSRVLLMTDTTHATPVRILRNDVSMVVEGIGKINLVQLAHVSHSLDIRIGDILVTSGLGSRFPEGYPVAVVTEIDRDEGLPFAKVYAEPIAQLDRIRLLVILGESSAEVNNES from the coding sequence ATGAATTTACTGTTTGTCCGAAGCATATCTTTACAACTGCGACTTACTGTCGCAGTTGTGCTTAGTATTGTCTTAATCATTGGTGATCGATATACCTCTGGTGGTACCTTTGTAAGAACCACGCTTAATACGCTCGTCAGCCCAGTTTTATACGCTGCAAATATTCCATATGAACTGTTTAATGTTGGTGCACAGAGCTTGCATACTCGCGATAGACTGCTCAGTGAAAATGAATTACTCAAGGCAAAGCAATTATTACAAAGCGAGCAGCTCCAGCAATATCAGTTTTTACTTAAAGAAAATACTGAACTTCGTGCACTCTTAGGCGCGTCTTCCCGTCAATCTCAGAGCCGTCAAATAGCACAAGTTTTGTCGGTTCGTTCGAATCGTTATAATCATCAGATCGTGATAAATAAAGGCACGATTGATGGCGTATCAGAAGGCCAAGCTGTTATTGATGAGTTGGGTTTAGTGGGCCAGCTAACGCATGTTGGTACCACTACGTCACGTGTTCTTTTGATGACAGACACTACTCATGCTACACCAGTTCGAATTTTGAGAAACGATGTCAGTATGGTTGTAGAAGGCATTGGAAAAATCAATCTAGTACAACTTGCACACGTATCTCATAGTCTAGATATTCGTATCGGTGATATTTTGGTTACGTCGGGGCTTGGCAGTCGTTTTCCCGAGGGCTACCCTGTGGCTGTGGTGACTGAAATTGATAGAGATGAAGGGTTGCCATTTGCCAAAGTATACGCTGAGCCAATAGCGCAGCTGGACAGGATCCGGCTTTTGGTCATCTTAGGGGAAAGCAGCGCAGAGGTTAATAATGAGTCGTAG
- a CDS encoding rod shape-determining protein, protein MFKKLRGLFSNDLSIDLGTANTLIYVKEEGIVLNEPSVVAIRQERAGGPKSVASVGTAAKQMLGRTPGNIKAIRPMKDGVIADFYVTEKMLQHFIKQVHNNNFMRPSPRVLICVPCGATQVEKRAIRESAMGAGAREVYLIEEPMAAAIGAGLPVSEATGSMVVDIGGGTTEVAIISLNGVVYSSSVRIGGDKFDEAIINYVRRNFGSLIGEATAEHIKHEIGSAFKSETPIEIEVRGRNLAEGVPRSFTLNSHEILEALQEPLMGIVSAVMVALEQSPPELASDISAHGMVLTGGGALLKDLDRLLMEETGIPVVVADDPLTCVARGGGKALEMIDMHGGDVFSYD, encoded by the coding sequence ATGTTTAAAAAACTACGTGGATTATTTTCAAATGACCTGTCTATTGATTTAGGCACGGCGAATACACTGATTTATGTAAAAGAAGAAGGTATCGTTTTAAATGAGCCTTCGGTGGTAGCGATTCGTCAGGAGAGAGCCGGTGGCCCGAAAAGTGTTGCTTCTGTCGGTACTGCTGCGAAGCAAATGCTGGGTAGAACACCTGGTAATATTAAAGCTATCAGACCGATGAAAGATGGGGTGATTGCAGATTTCTACGTGACGGAAAAAATGCTTCAGCATTTCATCAAACAAGTTCACAACAATAACTTCATGCGCCCAAGCCCACGTGTACTAATTTGTGTGCCATGTGGTGCTACACAAGTTGAAAAGCGTGCAATTCGTGAGTCGGCAATGGGTGCTGGCGCACGCGAAGTGTATTTGATTGAAGAACCAATGGCCGCTGCAATTGGTGCAGGTTTACCTGTGTCCGAAGCGACAGGCTCGATGGTTGTCGACATCGGTGGTGGTACTACTGAAGTTGCAATTATCTCTCTCAATGGTGTGGTTTATTCATCATCTGTACGTATTGGTGGTGATAAGTTTGATGAAGCAATTATTAACTATGTAAGGCGTAACTTTGGCAGTTTGATTGGCGAAGCAACCGCAGAGCACATTAAACATGAGATAGGCTCTGCATTTAAGAGTGAAACGCCGATTGAAATTGAAGTTCGTGGACGTAACTTGGCAGAAGGGGTGCCGCGTTCATTTACCTTGAACTCACATGAGATCCTTGAAGCTTTACAAGAGCCGTTAATGGGTATTGTGAGCGCCGTTATGGTTGCGCTAGAGCAGTCACCTCCTGAATTGGCATCTGATATCTCAGCACATGGTATGGTGTTAACAGGTGGTGGTGCGCTGTTAAAAGATTTAGATCGATTACTTATGGAAGAGACAGGGATCCCTGTTGTTGTGGCAGATGATCCACTTACGTGTGTTGCACGAGGTGGTGGTAAAGCGCTAGAGATGATAGATATGCACGGTGGCGATGTATTTAGTTACGACTGA
- a CDS encoding SUMF1/EgtB/PvdO family nonheme iron enzyme gives MRIAPLSLFVSAALLSVSVWAQDTATVTAIESERSEKQAELDRYTQILDKHVAEEARLQSQLELLRSNSTDLDKEKNQALDAMNDLYRRLIDDPSIDISSAQMRYQQSVADHKANKEDIAMQLAAIASHRKDIEQIRVSKHTLINTLASLKDQLSTARVERLRNEFTREGTLEVEHTINCKRTETLAACEQRGQQLGLQKATKRFIDQIFANLTEQRIVEPKRHLAGAQVQVVSSHVVGSAFSGQGNYSVNLSVTMRGDVNNSRLCGLLALDNRFCSEYGTPLSVGYQASYPTTFSDSQLTFKDELDKPKPSVPSVTAMQPKTEIKSQIIQQSPQDRQVDLTLRSNVYDDEVFIDGVSYGSTKLVVSVPLGSYDIEIRKLGYESYKARVDVRRARTINAKLIKKPESIAAPTPQREQVERQATVQKSVTPNLVENKVVIIPAGSFQMGDLTGNGLANERPVVEKVLSHSYAMQSNEVTVAEFRQFIVSTGYQTEAEKGNGCAHYKNGEPIWESEYNWSKPGFEQAENFPVVCVTYEDAKAYANWLSAEQGIQYRLPNEVEWEYAARAGTSSEYPWGNEIGRGLANCGWCGSEWSNKSPSPVGEFSPNNYGLYDTVGNVWEWTQKRASQDDVTVRGGAWNFAPSLARVSTRLALAPDFRANYIGFRLVRER, from the coding sequence ATGCGAATTGCTCCTTTATCTCTTTTTGTCTCTGCCGCCTTATTGTCTGTAAGTGTTTGGGCACAAGATACTGCGACTGTGACAGCTATCGAGTCAGAGCGCTCCGAGAAACAAGCTGAGTTAGATAGATATACTCAGATATTAGACAAGCACGTGGCTGAAGAGGCCCGTTTACAATCGCAACTAGAATTGTTGAGGAGTAACTCGACAGATCTGGATAAAGAAAAAAATCAGGCACTTGATGCCATGAATGATTTATATCGTCGTCTTATTGATGATCCATCGATTGATATTTCATCTGCTCAGATGCGATATCAACAGTCTGTTGCTGATCATAAAGCGAATAAAGAAGACATTGCGATGCAACTAGCGGCCATAGCATCGCACCGCAAGGACATTGAGCAAATTCGTGTTAGCAAGCATACCCTAATCAATACCCTCGCGAGTCTAAAAGATCAGCTCAGTACAGCGCGAGTTGAGCGACTTCGTAATGAATTTACAAGAGAGGGGACGCTTGAAGTTGAGCATACAATTAATTGTAAGCGCACAGAAACGTTAGCTGCATGTGAGCAAAGGGGCCAACAGTTAGGTTTACAAAAAGCAACTAAGCGTTTTATTGATCAGATATTTGCAAACTTAACGGAACAGCGAATTGTTGAGCCGAAACGTCATTTGGCAGGCGCACAAGTACAGGTTGTTAGCAGTCATGTGGTAGGCAGTGCATTTAGTGGCCAAGGTAACTACAGTGTCAATTTAAGTGTGACAATGCGCGGTGACGTCAATAATAGCCGCCTTTGTGGCTTGTTAGCACTGGACAATCGCTTTTGTAGCGAGTACGGCACGCCACTATCTGTAGGATATCAAGCAAGTTATCCAACTACATTCAGTGATAGTCAGTTAACATTTAAAGATGAACTAGATAAACCTAAACCCAGTGTACCCAGCGTTACGGCAATGCAGCCGAAAACTGAAATTAAATCCCAAATCATTCAGCAATCACCACAAGATAGACAAGTTGACCTGACCTTAAGGTCAAATGTGTATGATGATGAAGTCTTCATAGATGGTGTGAGCTATGGTTCTACTAAGCTTGTTGTGAGTGTTCCTCTGGGCTCTTATGACATAGAGATCCGAAAGCTTGGATATGAATCTTATAAGGCAAGAGTTGACGTGCGCCGTGCACGAACGATAAATGCTAAGTTGATAAAAAAGCCTGAGTCGATTGCTGCACCGACACCACAAAGAGAGCAAGTTGAGCGACAAGCTACTGTACAAAAGTCAGTGACGCCCAACTTGGTTGAGAATAAAGTCGTTATTATCCCCGCGGGTTCATTCCAAATGGGTGATTTGACTGGAAATGGTCTCGCTAATGAGCGCCCAGTTGTAGAAAAAGTATTGAGTCATTCATATGCGATGCAAAGCAATGAGGTGACAGTTGCTGAATTTAGGCAATTCATTGTTAGTACGGGCTACCAAACAGAAGCTGAGAAAGGCAATGGCTGCGCACATTATAAAAATGGTGAGCCGATTTGGGAAAGCGAATATAACTGGAGTAAACCTGGTTTTGAGCAAGCTGAAAACTTTCCTGTGGTGTGTGTGACTTATGAAGATGCTAAAGCATATGCAAATTGGTTATCAGCAGAGCAAGGGATCCAATATCGTTTGCCTAATGAGGTCGAGTGGGAATACGCAGCACGAGCAGGCACCAGTTCAGAGTATCCTTGGGGCAATGAAATAGGTCGAGGTCTTGCAAACTGTGGATGGTGTGGTAGCGAGTGGTCAAATAAAAGTCCATCTCCAGTAGGCGAATTTTCACCAAATAACTATGGTTTGTATGATACCGTTGGCAATGTGTGGGAGTGGACGCAAAAACGCGCTTCTCAAGATGATGTCACGGTGCGCGGTGGTGCATGGAATTTTGCCCCTAGCTTGGCTAGAGTATCGACTCGCTTAGCGTTAGCGCCTGATTTTAGAGCTAATTATATTGGTTTTAGATTAGTTCGAGAAAGATAA
- a CDS encoding 1-aminocyclopropane-1-carboxylate deaminase/D-cysteine desulfhydrase → MKTSSHLESPLQTIRHPLLSAKKIELKVKRDDLLHPTVQGNKWRKLKYNLIELKRQQCQSLLTFGGAFSNHLYATAMASKLFNIPAHFIVRGPHLDLGNPTIRFAKACKVGLHPVTRVEYRQRHDADYLELLRRQFPTAFIIPEGGSNEFALQGCKELAQSLPPSDYLCCAVGSGGTLAGILQGVRNETKVLGFAVLKNADYLNQEVTSLNPDALHLTNWHILTQFHDGGYGKFSAPLWSFCQTMTLDHHLPLEPIYTGKMMYGLWQMIEQDQFPQHSRIIAIHTGGLQGLNGLRYRHLI, encoded by the coding sequence ATGAAGACTTCAAGCCACTTAGAATCACCTCTTCAAACAATTAGGCACCCATTATTAAGCGCCAAAAAAATCGAACTAAAAGTAAAAAGAGATGATTTACTCCACCCAACTGTACAGGGCAATAAATGGCGAAAGCTCAAATACAACCTCATTGAGTTAAAGCGTCAGCAATGTCAGTCATTACTCACATTTGGCGGCGCATTTTCAAATCACCTTTATGCCACAGCCATGGCAAGTAAACTATTCAATATACCTGCGCACTTTATCGTCAGGGGTCCGCATCTTGATTTAGGTAATCCCACAATACGTTTTGCTAAAGCATGTAAAGTGGGGCTGCACCCAGTTACCAGAGTCGAGTATCGACAACGCCACGATGCTGACTATCTTGAACTGCTCAGGCGTCAGTTCCCAACCGCTTTTATTATACCTGAAGGGGGAAGCAATGAATTCGCCTTGCAAGGTTGTAAAGAACTTGCGCAATCACTTCCACCCAGTGATTACCTGTGTTGTGCAGTTGGCAGTGGCGGAACGCTTGCAGGTATTCTACAAGGCGTGCGTAATGAAACAAAGGTGTTGGGATTTGCGGTACTCAAAAATGCTGACTACTTAAATCAAGAGGTTACCTCTCTTAACCCTGACGCTTTACACCTCACCAATTGGCATATCCTTACTCAATTTCATGATGGCGGCTACGGCAAGTTTTCCGCTCCTCTTTGGAGTTTTTGTCAAACCATGACGCTTGATCACCACTTACCATTGGAGCCAATCTATACAGGCAAAATGATGTATGGTCTATGGCAAATGATTGAACAGGATCAGTTTCCACAGCATAGTCGCATTATTGCAATTCATACCGGCGGCTTACAAGGCCTCAATGGCCTGCGCTATCGTCACTTAATTTAA
- a CDS encoding EAL domain-containing protein, with the protein MFHFALAKHTVKREYVFLVAWCVLLFICNLSIVQLTSGWIDEQAQRLDTQLSYYIVPISSHELSALAKQFGFSVFPSSDAVTAWLSSPSHFKMGEDALVLHPTDIVNNGIAWALWLNAVLMGLAVGAWALHSKRGNRRAERRRTALFTGNTQATEKSVDTGVAHVTKDKQVTVFAMFRWRCELPKHIEPQSHFSVTLAKCFNKYKYCSAKYLSSGTLTVTLSDVGKDEVEQTIKRLHEVVYQALLAFRGDLSRSAVKCGACFYGEGADQTQVYQIARSSLSIAQNHVWQHIHMLPLNHTLAESLLDAETHIMQDIRAGRFVLFCQPLFDFKSQDVIQSEALLRVRHKTLGLITAGQFIHKIHHNQHLAELDKAIVMQAIKVLSKEPKGFSVSVNLHVVNWSNSVFLNWLIGALRDSGRASDITLELMISDFYQHKGYFEQFFSSLAPLGTNVVLDHVNKPLDMIQLQRLHNVVGIKLAFELIHGINSCAKRRAVVKKIVGQAKKLQVPVYAVGVETQDEFNCIQRLGVDGAQGYFFSAPLLELENSLN; encoded by the coding sequence ATGTTCCACTTCGCACTTGCAAAACACACCGTTAAACGTGAATACGTGTTTTTGGTTGCGTGGTGTGTTCTTTTGTTTATTTGTAATTTATCAATAGTGCAATTGACGAGTGGCTGGATCGACGAGCAAGCCCAGCGATTAGATACGCAGCTATCCTACTACATTGTTCCTATTTCTTCTCATGAACTCAGTGCGCTTGCTAAACAGTTTGGATTTAGTGTGTTTCCCAGCAGTGATGCAGTAACGGCATGGCTGTCATCACCAAGTCATTTTAAAATGGGTGAAGATGCGCTGGTTTTGCATCCGACAGACATTGTGAATAATGGTATTGCTTGGGCATTGTGGCTTAACGCTGTGTTGATGGGCCTTGCTGTAGGGGCTTGGGCATTGCATTCAAAACGAGGCAATAGGAGGGCTGAGCGAAGACGCACTGCGCTATTCACTGGTAATACTCAGGCTACTGAAAAGAGCGTAGACACTGGCGTGGCACATGTCACCAAAGATAAGCAGGTTACTGTATTTGCTATGTTTAGGTGGCGCTGTGAACTGCCAAAACATATTGAGCCACAAAGCCACTTTAGTGTGACATTAGCCAAATGTTTTAATAAATATAAGTATTGTTCAGCAAAATACCTGTCCTCAGGGACGTTGACAGTCACACTCAGTGATGTTGGAAAAGATGAGGTTGAGCAGACAATTAAACGATTGCATGAAGTGGTTTATCAGGCACTGTTGGCATTTAGAGGTGATTTGTCACGCAGTGCTGTGAAATGTGGAGCGTGCTTTTATGGTGAGGGCGCTGATCAAACACAAGTCTACCAGATTGCCAGATCGTCTTTGAGTATCGCACAAAACCATGTGTGGCAGCATATACATATGTTGCCGCTTAATCATACGTTAGCTGAAAGTTTATTGGATGCAGAAACACATATCATGCAGGACATCAGGGCCGGGCGGTTTGTGTTGTTTTGCCAGCCATTATTTGATTTCAAGTCTCAAGATGTGATTCAAAGTGAAGCATTATTGCGCGTGCGTCACAAGACATTAGGACTGATCACAGCAGGACAATTTATTCATAAAATCCATCATAACCAGCATTTGGCTGAATTGGATAAAGCCATTGTAATGCAGGCAATCAAAGTGTTGTCTAAAGAACCTAAGGGATTTTCAGTCAGTGTTAATCTGCACGTAGTGAACTGGTCAAATAGTGTATTTTTAAACTGGCTGATAGGCGCATTAAGAGATTCTGGCCGTGCAAGTGATATCACATTAGAGTTGATGATCAGTGATTTTTATCAACATAAAGGTTATTTCGAGCAATTTTTCAGTTCATTGGCGCCGCTAGGAACTAACGTGGTGCTTGATCATGTGAATAAGCCATTGGATATGATTCAATTACAACGGCTACATAATGTTGTTGGTATCAAATTGGCATTTGAGCTCATTCATGGCATTAACAGCTGTGCAAAGCGGCGAGCTGTGGTGAAGAAAATAGTTGGACAAGCTAAAAAGCTTCAAGTGCCTGTTTATGCCGTAGGTGTAGAAACCCAAGATGAATTTAATTGTATCCAGCGTCTCGGTGTTGATGGGGCGCAGGGTTACTTCTTTAGTGCCCCCTTACTCGAGCTAGAAAATAGTTTAAATTAA
- the ssb gene encoding single-stranded DNA-binding protein: MARGVNKVILVGNLGQDPEVRYMPNGNGVANISIATTDSWKDKNTGQLQERTEWHRVVLFGKLAEVAGEYLRKGSQVYIEGRLQTRKWTDQSGQDKYTTEIVVDMGGQMQMLGGRNEQGGQYQSGGNQGGYAQQQGGFAPQQNNQQQYGQPAAQQGGFAPQQQAPQQSAPQPQNNNFGGQAQSAPAQGGQSQGGQSQGGFAPQQQGSASNPMEPPIDFDDDIPF, translated from the coding sequence ATGGCACGCGGTGTGAATAAAGTAATCTTGGTGGGTAACTTAGGCCAAGATCCTGAAGTTCGATATATGCCCAACGGTAACGGTGTGGCTAATATCAGTATTGCAACTACTGATAGTTGGAAAGATAAAAACACAGGTCAGTTGCAAGAGCGCACTGAATGGCACAGAGTTGTGTTATTCGGTAAGTTAGCTGAAGTGGCTGGTGAATACCTACGTAAGGGTTCACAGGTTTATATTGAAGGCCGTTTGCAGACGCGTAAGTGGACAGATCAAAGCGGTCAAGACAAGTACACAACTGAAATAGTTGTAGACATGGGTGGCCAAATGCAAATGCTAGGTGGCCGTAATGAGCAGGGCGGTCAATACCAGTCAGGCGGTAACCAAGGTGGTTATGCTCAGCAGCAAGGCGGTTTTGCTCCACAGCAAAATAACCAACAGCAATATGGTCAGCCAGCAGCACAGCAAGGCGGTTTTGCACCACAGCAACAAGCGCCACAACAAAGTGCACCGCAGCCACAAAATAATAACTTTGGCGGACAAGCACAAAGCGCTCCTGCACAAGGCGGTCAGTCTCAAGGCGGCCAGTCTCAAGGTGGTTTTGCACCACAGCAGCAAGGTAGTGCTTCTAACCCGATGGAGCCCCCCATTGACTTTGATGACGATATTCCGTTTTGA
- a CDS encoding MFS transporter, whose product MSNQSLNQIEKRAAFSLAGVFAFRMLGLFMLMPVLAIYSDSFEDVSPLWIGLAIGAYGLTQALLQIPMGWLSDKFGRKPIIIGGLVVFAIGSVIAATADSIYWVTAGRALQGMGAIASALLALASDLSRDEQRPKVMAVIGMCIGLSFAVAMLVGPMVAASFGIAGVFWLTAILALVGIAIVLFVVPNAVHKAPKGDTVASLGDIKNLIKHPQLLRLDIGVLLLHLTLTTLFVVLPAKLINEGLEAQSHWQIYIPVLILAFVLMAPMMIVAIKKQKEKQVFLAAIAILSISTFLLIWLSGSLWGIALSMTLYFIAFNFLEATMPALVSRISPATQKGSAMGVFSSGQFLGAFLGGVLGGYLAQHYETQTVFAAAAGIGVIWLAIAWRMQVPPRSKALSFVTELDKPQHAQTLADKLVALPGVLEATVVSEENRAYLKVDESKFDLNQAKQILYSS is encoded by the coding sequence ATGTCCAATCAATCTTTAAACCAAATTGAAAAACGCGCCGCTTTTTCACTAGCGGGAGTCTTTGCTTTTCGCATGCTTGGCTTATTTATGCTGATGCCTGTGTTGGCTATTTATAGTGATTCGTTCGAAGATGTATCGCCGCTTTGGATTGGTTTGGCCATTGGTGCGTATGGTCTGACCCAAGCGTTGCTGCAGATCCCAATGGGATGGCTATCAGACAAATTCGGTCGTAAACCAATTATTATTGGAGGATTAGTGGTGTTTGCAATCGGTTCTGTTATTGCGGCTACTGCGGATTCTATTTACTGGGTGACCGCCGGTCGAGCATTGCAAGGCATGGGCGCGATTGCCAGTGCACTGTTGGCGTTGGCATCTGATTTGAGCCGTGATGAACAGCGGCCTAAAGTGATGGCTGTGATCGGCATGTGCATCGGGCTGAGTTTCGCTGTGGCGATGTTAGTGGGGCCTATGGTAGCAGCATCATTTGGTATTGCTGGCGTGTTTTGGTTAACGGCAATTTTGGCTTTGGTGGGCATTGCAATCGTGTTATTTGTGGTGCCAAATGCAGTTCATAAAGCACCGAAGGGTGATACCGTTGCATCGTTAGGGGATATTAAAAACTTAATCAAACACCCCCAATTACTGCGACTGGATATTGGCGTGTTACTGCTTCATTTAACACTGACAACCTTGTTTGTTGTTTTACCTGCGAAGCTGATCAATGAAGGGCTAGAGGCGCAATCTCATTGGCAAATTTATATACCAGTTCTGATCCTCGCTTTTGTATTGATGGCACCCATGATGATTGTGGCAATTAAGAAGCAAAAAGAGAAGCAAGTATTTTTGGCTGCGATTGCCATATTAAGTATCAGTACGTTTTTATTGATTTGGTTATCAGGTAGCTTATGGGGGATCGCTTTGTCGATGACCTTGTATTTTATTGCATTTAATTTCTTAGAAGCGACCATGCCAGCTTTAGTGTCTCGAATATCTCCGGCAACCCAAAAAGGGTCTGCCATGGGGGTATTTTCATCGGGACAATTCTTAGGAGCATTTTTAGGGGGCGTGCTTGGTGGATATTTGGCACAACATTACGAAACGCAAACTGTATTTGCTGCGGCGGCAGGAATTGGGGTAATATGGCTGGCTATTGCATGGCGCATGCAAGTCCCTCCACGTAGTAAAGCGTTAAGCTTTGTAACGGAACTCGATAAACCCCAGCATGCACAAACACTTGCTGATAAACTGGTTGCATTACCAGGCGTGCTAGAGGCGACTGTAGTCAGTGAAGAAAATCGCGCTTATTTAAAAGTGGATGAAAGTAAATTTGATTTAAACCAAGCTAAGCAAATTTTATATTCTTCATAA
- a CDS encoding substrate-binding periplasmic protein has product MTVRFENYAAQSRLDEGKGWHGMDVDFAKALLDEAGCSYNFVSIPWGRSLKMLEAGTIDLVLSVTRTQERTDFAYFVGPQRMETIVFAMNAERLFEVNTMNDLFSLPVPVAIQQGAFYGRIFTERYSKRLGDETQFIFVPDNQTKLSLLKHGRIAGFLEEKFNIIFQSTNHPDFMTIKIAPLVVNQSPVYFAFSKKSVSDKQLERLVSAYNRLNKTGHFSEILKKYQLD; this is encoded by the coding sequence ATGACGGTTCGTTTTGAAAATTACGCCGCGCAGTCACGTTTGGACGAAGGTAAAGGGTGGCATGGTATGGATGTTGATTTCGCCAAAGCGTTATTGGATGAAGCTGGGTGCAGCTATAACTTTGTTAGCATTCCATGGGGCCGTTCATTAAAAATGTTGGAGGCAGGCACTATTGATTTAGTGCTCAGCGTGACACGGACTCAAGAGCGCACAGACTTTGCATACTTTGTTGGTCCACAACGTATGGAAACAATTGTTTTTGCGATGAATGCTGAGCGCTTGTTTGAAGTGAATACCATGAATGATTTGTTTTCCCTGCCCGTACCTGTTGCTATACAGCAAGGGGCATTTTATGGGCGCATTTTTACTGAACGCTACAGCAAACGGTTGGGTGATGAGACCCAATTTATTTTTGTGCCTGACAATCAAACCAAGCTTAGCTTGCTCAAACACGGCCGCATTGCGGGCTTTTTAGAAGAAAAGTTTAATATTATTTTTCAGTCAACAAATCACCCAGATTTCATGACAATCAAAATTGCACCGCTGGTGGTCAATCAATCACCAGTCTATTTTGCTTTTAGTAAAAAAAGTGTCTCAGATAAGCAACTAGAACGCTTAGTCAGCGCGTATAACAGACTTAATAAAACTGGGCATTTTAGTGAAATATTAAAAAAATATCAGTTAGACTGA